The following proteins are co-located in the Manihot esculenta cultivar AM560-2 chromosome 7, M.esculenta_v8, whole genome shotgun sequence genome:
- the LOC110619784 gene encoding uncharacterized protein LOC110619784 isoform X1, with protein sequence MWTSIVPQNLTTHNYENWRIWMKNYLLAHDLWDIVEATTESPLPEQAEFKEWQKKNAAALYAIHILCSLDVFLKIKEIDSAGLCWNALADIKMECTPKPEPEPEPEPILQSEKENVYLKFRSLCLAIGNGCEAVKEFIENSPEAVREKLTNFGDTALHLAAYNGNVKVVEELVELMKEEDLEY encoded by the exons ATGTGGACTAGCATTGTTCCTCAGAATTTAACAACACATAATTATGAAAACTGGAGAATTTGGATGAAGAACTATCTGTTAGCTCATGATCTCTGGGACATTGTTGAAGCAACTACGGAATCTCCTCTTCCAGAACAGGCTGAATTTAAGGAATGGCAAAAGAAGAATGCTGCAGCTTTATATGCAATCCATATTTTATGCTCCCTTGATGTATTTTTAAAGATTAAAGAGATAGATTCAGCTGGTCTTTGTTGGAATGCTTTGGCTGATATCAAGATGGAATGCACACCGAAGCCGGAGCCGGAGCCAGAGCCAGAGCCTATACTACAATCAG AGAAGGAGAATGTGTACCTTAAATTTCGGTCCTTATGCCTGGCCATAGGGAACGGTTGCGAAGCTGTTAAAGAATTCATTGAGAATAGCCCAGAGGCAGTAAGAGAAAAACTTACAAACTTTGGTGATACAGCTCTTCATCTGGCAGCCTATAATGGGAATGTGAAGGTGGTGGAAGAGTTAGTAGAGTTAATGAAAGAAGAAGACTTAgaatactaa
- the LOC110619784 gene encoding uncharacterized protein LOC110619784 isoform X2 yields MINKSKKLACVAGTTYIPVNVACGKGHRDVTCFLYSVTPLDFLLPEAGAFGSLLLHAAICNHFFDIALDLVQHCPLLAITRNHLGTTPLIEFSCLTRLFPESCRLSFWQRWIYSCINVHQLASSRDVRIYIPQNGRKEDGNFLKRGMLHSFSMFLSSVTATHSLQQWHGYT; encoded by the exons ATGATAAACAAGAGCAAGAAGTTGGCCTGTGTCGCAGGAACTACATATATCCCTGTCAATGTAGCATGTGGCAAAGGCCACAGGGATGTGACTTGTTTTCTATATTCTGTCACTCCATTAGACTTTCTACTTCCAGAAGCTGGTGCTTTCGGATCTTTGCTTCTCCATGCAGCGATATGCAATCATTTTTTTG ATATTGCCTTGGATCTGGTCCAGCATTGCCCacttctagctattacaagaaaTCATCTTGGAACAACACCTCTGATTGAATTCTCCTGTCTAACTCGTTTATTCCCAGAAAGCTGTCGTCTATCATTTTGGCAACGATGGATCTATTCAT GTATTAACGTGCATCAACTTGCTTCCTCAAGAGATGTTCGAATATACATTCCTCAAAATGGCCGAAAAGAAGATGGGAACTTTTTGAAAAGAGGTATGCTTCATTCTTTCTCTATGTTTCTCTCTTCAGTAACTGCAACGCATAGTTTACAGCAATGGCATGGCTATACTTAG